GACGACGAGATCGAGCAGGGCTTTACCTTCCAGGCGGACAACTACGAGGGGCTGTCCTGCTGTAACTTCAACGAGTGGATCACCACGTGGGGCGGCGCGTACTTCGGCGACCACGAGAACCTCCACGCCAACGTCGGCGACCGGCCGATCACCGTCGAGGACGAGCCGGTGCTCGACGCAATTCGAATGATCCGCACGTTCATCCACGGCAGCGACGCCGACGACACGCTCGACGACTTCGAAGGCGGCATCTCGCCGGAGGCCGTCCTGGGGTGGAACGAGGACCCCTCGCTCGGCCCGTACGGCGACGGTCGGGTGATCGCGAACCGCAACTGGTCGTACGCGGCCGCGATGCACGCACAGGACGACGACGAGGACGGCGCCGGCTTCGGCGAGGACCACGGCGTGATGCCGATCCCGTACGCGGTGACCGAGGACGAAGCCGAGTACGAGGGCACCGGCGGCACCGCCGCGGCGCTCGGCGGCTGGAACGCCGTTCCGAACCCGAACTCCGAAAACCTCGACGCGGTCGGCGAAGTCCTCGACGCGCTGATGGACCCCGACTTCCAGCTATTCATCTTCGAACACCCTCTGATCGGCAACATCCCGCCCCGCTCGGAGGCCCTCGAGGACGACGACGCCGAGGACATTCCCGTCATGGGCCGCTACGTCGACTCGATCAGGGTGGCCGGCGAGACCGCGACGGCGCGACCGGTCACGTCGCTCTGGCCCGACCAGTCGAGCGTGACCGCCAGTCACGTCCACTCGGCGCTTCAGGGCGACGAGACGCCGGCGGACGCGATGAGCAACCTCACCGACGACCTCGAGCAACTCGAGCAAGAGGGGAACTAGCGACCCCACTCGTTTCACCACATTAGCACGTAATAATGGCAACAGACAATCGGGGCGCGTCGAGCTCGACTCTTACGCGCCCGCACGTAGCCGTAGCCAACAAACTCGAGACCATCAGCGAGGACAAGTTCGCGTACTTCCTGCTGGTACCGACGTTCCTGCTGATTACGGTCGTCGCCATCTACCCGCTGCTCGAGACGTTCCGGCTGTCGATGTACGAAGACCAGCTCGGAAGCGTGGGCGTCGGTGATTTCGTCGGGCTCTCGAACTACGTCGAGGTGCTGACCGGCGCACGGGACGTCGTACTGCTGTCCGGCTTCTGGTACGGCGTCGCGATCACGCTCGGGTTCGCGCTCGCGAGCGTGTTCTTCGAGACGCTTCTCGGACTCGGAATGGCGCTCGTTCTCGACAAAGAGTTCCGCGGGCGGGCGGTCGTCCGCATGGCGATCCTCATCCCGTGGGCCGTCCCGGTCGTCATCCAGGGGATGATCTTCTACCTGATGTTCGAGCCCTCGATCGGCTTCGCGGTACGGCCACTCCAGGAGATCGGGCTGATGTCCTCGACGCCGCTGACGACCACTCGAGACGCGCTGATCCTGCTGATCACGGCCGACGTCTGGAAGACGACGGCGTTCATGGCGCTGATCATCCTCGCCGGCCTCCAGAGCATCGATCGCAGCCTCTACGAGGTCGGCCGGGTCGCCGGCGCCACGCGCTGGCAGCGGTTCGTGATGATCACCTTCCCCCTCGTTCTGCCCGCGATCCTCGTCGCGATGCTGTTCCGGACCCTGCAGGCGATGCAGGTGTACGGCATCGTCGTAACGATGTCGGGCTGTTCGACGGTGCCGTCGCTCACCTGCATGGTCGTCGAGACGTTCCGGGCCAACCGGTTCGCGACCTCGGCGACCGTCGCGTTCCTCACGGCGGGGATCATCTCCATCATCATCGGCATCTACCTGGTGAAGTTCGTCGACAGTCTCAGAGAGATCGGAGGTGACGTCTGATGGCGACCGAAACCGGACCGTCGACCCAGTCGGAAGACGATCAGAGCACGCTCCAGCGGTGGATCCAGCGCAGCATCCGCGATCCGCAGCTGGCCTACCGCGTGACCTTCTACACGGCGATGATCTTCTTCCTCGTCTTTACGCTGTTTCCGTTCTACTGGCTGGTGGTGCTCGCGCTCACGCCGAATCACCTCATCGTCAACATGGGAATTCTTCCCGGTGGATTCAACATCAGCGTGTTCTGGGACGTGTTCCAGCAGGTGCCGATACACCTGTACATCCTCAACAGCTTCATCATCGCGATTACGACGACGATCATCGTCTTGCTCGTCGCGAGCCTGGCCGGCTACGTCTTCGGCCGACTCCAGTTCCGCGGGAAGGGACCGCTGATGTTGCTCATCCTAATCATCTCGTTCTTCCCGCCGGCGGCGTTCATCCTGCCGCTGTTCCGGATCTTCACCGGCAACATCGAGATACTCGGAACCACGACGCCCGACCTGTTCAACACGGCCGGGGCGATGATTATCCCCTTCAGCGCGCTCATGCTGCCGCTGTCGATATTCATCCTCACGACGTTCTACGCGCAGATCCCGGACGGCTTGGAGGACGCCGCCCGCGTCGAGGGGACGACCAGGATCGGCGCACTGACCCGGGTGATCATGCCCCTCTCGATGCCCGGCCTGTCGACCGCGGGCATCCTCACGTTCATCGCCGTCTACCAGGAGTTCTTCTTCTCGTTCCTGATGACCGACGGCCGGGTGGAGAACTGGGCGCCGCTGGTCTGGGGGATCCTCAACTTCCAGGGCCGGTACTCGGACCTCTACAACTACATGGCAGCAGCGAGCATCATCGGCGTCCTGCCGGTCGCACTGCTCGTCGTCATCGCACAGGAGAAGATCGTCAGCGGACTCACGCAAGGAGCACTCAAGGAGTGATCACACATGGGAGAAGTAACACTCGAACACGTCACGAAACGCTACGAAGACGTCGTCGCGGTCGACGACATGAACCTCGAGATCGAGGACGGCGAGTTCGTCTGTCTCGTCGGCCCCTCGGGCTGCGGGAAGTCGACCACGCTCGAGTCGATCGCGGGGCTGACCACGCCGACGGAGGGTCGCATCGAGATCGCCGATCGGGAGGTGACGAACCTGCCCCCGAAGGACCGGGATATCGCGATGGTGTTCCAGAACATCGCGCTGTTCCCGCACATGGACGTCTACGACAACATCAGCTTCGGCCTCCGGCTTCGGAGCTACGAGCAGGAGGAGATCGACCGCGCGGTCGAGCAGGCGGCGGATATCGTCCAGCTCGAGGAGATGGAAGACCGTCAGCCGAGCGAGCTCTCGGGCGGGCAGCGCCAGCGCGTCGCCATCGCGCGGGCGATCGTTCGCGATCCCGAGGTGTTCCTGATGGACGAGCCGCTGGCGAACCTGGACGCGAAGCTGCGCGTCCACATGCGGACCGAACTCCAGCGGCTGCACAAGGAACTGGGCGTGACGACGATCTACGTCACCCACGACCAGGCCGAAGCGATGACGATGTCCGACCGGATCGCCGTCATCAACGGGGGGGAACTCCAGCAGATCGCGCCGCCGCTGGTCTGTTACAACGAGCCCGCGAACCGCTTCGTCGCCGGCTTCATCGGCTCGCCCTCGATGAACTTCGTCGAGGGCGAACTCGTCGCGAACGGTCTCGAGACGCCGAAATTCGCGGTCGAGTTCGACCCGAACCGGATCGACGGCGCCTCGGTCGGCGACGCGGTCACGCTCGGCGTCCGACCCGAGGACGTCTACCTCACGGAGAACGAACGATACGTGTCGGCGCCGGGCGATCCCATCGAGGTGACGACGGACGTCCTCGAGCCGATGGGCGACGAGGTCTTCGTCTACCTGTTGTTTGAAGATAGTGGGGATCGGACGATGGAACAGCAAGGCTCGCGCGGATCGGAGGAACTGCTGATGAGCGTCGATCCCGACACGGAACTCGAGGAGGAGGAAGCGGTCGAGGTCGTTCTCGATCACTCCAAGATCCACCTCTTCGACACCGAGACGGGGGCGGCGATCACCCACGGCGTCGAGGACCTCACGGACGCGCGCGTCGCCGTCGCGGACGCAGAGCACGACAGCTAGCCCACGACAGACACCACCACGTATCCACCACTACACATGGTAGAACCGCTCGCAATCGCCTACGTAACCGCCGTAACCGTCCTGTTTTTCTTCTGGGTCTACGGCATCGTATCGTTCGTCTTCGACCTGAAGAACAAGATCATCCCGGCGGCCGTCCACTACGCGCGGGGTCGACGGGAAAAGAAGGAGAAACGGGAACGGGAACGGGAGCGCGAAGAGCGCGAACGACAGCTCTACTGACGGAAGGTTCCGACGCCGGAGCCGTCCCGATGCGACTCCGACGACTGACTCCCGAACACCCCGTCGTTTTTCACTCGCGGGACTCGCTGAACCAGTCCGTCGGGAGCCCGCTTCGAGCCCGGTCGGAACGGGGTTCGGAGGGGAGCGAAATGCGCGACGAGCGGCCGCGCTGTACCCGGCGTTCGCCGCAGGTGACAGCCGGATTTATGACCCTCCCGGCCGTCGTTGCGGCCGTATGGATATCGGCGTTCACACCCCGCCGCTCGCGGACGAATCGCTCGAGGGCGCACTCGCATACCTCTCCGATATCGGCGTCGACGCGATCGAACCCGGCGTCGGCGGCTATCCCGGCGACGACCACCTCGTCCGGGAGGAGTACGTAGACGACGAGGACGCGCAGGCCGAACTCGAGGAACTGCTCGGCGAGTTCGATATGCGGATCAGCGCGCTCGCGACGCACAACAATCCGCTGCATCCGGACGACGAACAGGCCGAGGAGGCCGACACCGAACTCCGCGAGGCGATCGAACTCGCCGACCAGCTGGACGTGAACACCGTGACCTGCTTCTCCGGGCTTCCGGCGGGCGGCCCCGAGGACGAGGTCCCGAACTGGATCACCGCTCCCTGGCCGACCGAACACGCCGACGCCCACGAGTACCAGTGGGAGGTCGCCACCGACTACTGGTCGGACCTCGCGGGGTTCGCCGACGACCGCGGCGTCGACCTCGCGATCGAGATGCACCCGAACATGCTGGTCTACGAGCCCCACGGGATGGCTCGCCTGCGCGAGGAGACGAACGAGCGCGTCGGCGCGAACTTCGACCCCTCGCACCTCTACTGGCAGGATATCTCGATCACCGACGCGATCCGCTACCTCGGCGAGCGCGACGCGATCCACCACTTCCACGCCAAGGACACGAAGGTCTACGAGGAGCAGGCCCGCGAGAAGGGCGTCCTCGACACGACGGCCTACGACGACGAGGAGAACCGCTCCTGGCTGTTCCGGTCGGTCGGGTACGGCCACGGCGAGGGCCACTGGAAGGACATCGTCTCGACGCTGCGGATGGTCGGCTACGACGGCGCGCTGAGCATCGAACACGAGGACTCGCTGACGAGTTCCCGCGAGGGGCTCGAGAAGGCGGTCGAACTGCTCGAGCGCGCGGTGTTCCGCGAACAGCCCGGCGAGGCCTACTGGGCCGAGTAAGCGTTTCCGCCCCTCGATCATCGATTTTCGGCACTTTTCGATAGACGACTCCTGGTCTCGGGAGGAGACGCCGCTGCTGACGGTTCGAACGTAGCATCCGTGAGCGACCGGAGGGAGCGAGCGGCTTTTTTATCGAATTAGTAATCGATCGAGACGAACACGACGAGGAGGACCGCGCCGGCAAGAACGGCGAGCCCGAGAAACGCCTCGTCGAAGTACCCTCGGTCGGCGACCGCTCCGAAAAGGACCGGACTCAACGCGCCGAGCGCGATGTAGACCGTCCGAAGGGCACCCAGGTTCGTTCCTTGGGTCCCGTCCGGAAGTCGCTGGGTGAGATCGGAGATCACGATCGTCTCGAATCCCAGGAGAGTACTCGCGAACGCGGTCAGGAGGACGAACAGCCATATCTCGCCGACGTACGGGAGAACGACGAGCGCCAGACCGGCTGCACTCATGATCACTAGCAGCGGAACTCGGACGCCGACGCTGTCGTAGGCGCGGCCGGCGATCGGCTTCATCAGGATTCCGAGCGCAAAAAAGAAGCCAAAGAGTACGGTCGACACCTGCGCCGAGAACTCCTTCACATCGATCAGATACGTCGGGTAGAATCCCATGAACGACTGAATGATCACGCCCCACAACACGAGTAACGCGGTTCCTCGGAGGACGGCCGGATGAGACAACGTCGGGACGACGTCGCCGAGTTCGAGGTACTCGCGCAGCGGTGTCGCTGTAGCGGGTCGTCTCGGAAGCGTCGCCCAGAGACCGACCGCAGCAACGAGGAAGAGCGGGACGGCGAACCCGAAGCCGTACTGCCAGCCTATCACGACCGCGATGAACCCGGCGGCGGGCGGCATCACCGCGTTTCCGACGTCGCCGGCGGCCATCGTCGCGCCCGTCGCCGTACCGA
This DNA window, taken from Natronococcus sp. CG52, encodes the following:
- a CDS encoding extracellular solute-binding protein; the protein is MRGVGATGAAASSISVAGCTAAPWGSSDDDDVPDGAEDYETVVTWHGGFADDESDDVKDDVREALWEAGLSEDIYVDIQQSSESTDDVLDQYTTWLSAGRSDPDILNMDSGWTIPFIERGQLGRIDEYMSDDQIAEIEEDYFPASVDSVRDEDGNLHGLPVFVDLGLMHYRKDLVEAAGYDPDGEVWATEPPTWQEFSEAVSAAMEEDDEIEQGFTFQADNYEGLSCCNFNEWITTWGGAYFGDHENLHANVGDRPITVEDEPVLDAIRMIRTFIHGSDADDTLDDFEGGISPEAVLGWNEDPSLGPYGDGRVIANRNWSYAAAMHAQDDDEDGAGFGEDHGVMPIPYAVTEDEAEYEGTGGTAAALGGWNAVPNPNSENLDAVGEVLDALMDPDFQLFIFEHPLIGNIPPRSEALEDDDAEDIPVMGRYVDSIRVAGETATARPVTSLWPDQSSVTASHVHSALQGDETPADAMSNLTDDLEQLEQEGN
- a CDS encoding carbohydrate ABC transporter permease, which codes for MATDNRGASSSTLTRPHVAVANKLETISEDKFAYFLLVPTFLLITVVAIYPLLETFRLSMYEDQLGSVGVGDFVGLSNYVEVLTGARDVVLLSGFWYGVAITLGFALASVFFETLLGLGMALVLDKEFRGRAVVRMAILIPWAVPVVIQGMIFYLMFEPSIGFAVRPLQEIGLMSSTPLTTTRDALILLITADVWKTTAFMALIILAGLQSIDRSLYEVGRVAGATRWQRFVMITFPLVLPAILVAMLFRTLQAMQVYGIVVTMSGCSTVPSLTCMVVETFRANRFATSATVAFLTAGIISIIIGIYLVKFVDSLREIGGDV
- a CDS encoding carbohydrate ABC transporter permease — protein: MATETGPSTQSEDDQSTLQRWIQRSIRDPQLAYRVTFYTAMIFFLVFTLFPFYWLVVLALTPNHLIVNMGILPGGFNISVFWDVFQQVPIHLYILNSFIIAITTTIIVLLVASLAGYVFGRLQFRGKGPLMLLILIISFFPPAAFILPLFRIFTGNIEILGTTTPDLFNTAGAMIIPFSALMLPLSIFILTTFYAQIPDGLEDAARVEGTTRIGALTRVIMPLSMPGLSTAGILTFIAVYQEFFFSFLMTDGRVENWAPLVWGILNFQGRYSDLYNYMAAASIIGVLPVALLVVIAQEKIVSGLTQGALKE
- a CDS encoding ABC transporter ATP-binding protein, whose amino-acid sequence is MGEVTLEHVTKRYEDVVAVDDMNLEIEDGEFVCLVGPSGCGKSTTLESIAGLTTPTEGRIEIADREVTNLPPKDRDIAMVFQNIALFPHMDVYDNISFGLRLRSYEQEEIDRAVEQAADIVQLEEMEDRQPSELSGGQRQRVAIARAIVRDPEVFLMDEPLANLDAKLRVHMRTELQRLHKELGVTTIYVTHDQAEAMTMSDRIAVINGGELQQIAPPLVCYNEPANRFVAGFIGSPSMNFVEGELVANGLETPKFAVEFDPNRIDGASVGDAVTLGVRPEDVYLTENERYVSAPGDPIEVTTDVLEPMGDEVFVYLLFEDSGDRTMEQQGSRGSEELLMSVDPDTELEEEEAVEVVLDHSKIHLFDTETGAAITHGVEDLTDARVAVADAEHDS
- a CDS encoding sugar phosphate isomerase/epimerase family protein, which codes for MDIGVHTPPLADESLEGALAYLSDIGVDAIEPGVGGYPGDDHLVREEYVDDEDAQAELEELLGEFDMRISALATHNNPLHPDDEQAEEADTELREAIELADQLDVNTVTCFSGLPAGGPEDEVPNWITAPWPTEHADAHEYQWEVATDYWSDLAGFADDRGVDLAIEMHPNMLVYEPHGMARLREETNERVGANFDPSHLYWQDISITDAIRYLGERDAIHHFHAKDTKVYEEQAREKGVLDTTAYDDEENRSWLFRSVGYGHGEGHWKDIVSTLRMVGYDGALSIEHEDSLTSSREGLEKAVELLERAVFREQPGEAYWAE
- a CDS encoding MFS transporter gives rise to the protein MRYISAAKRVISDLSSGGRGKILLAVAFGWFLSISVRMIYPALLPHISDAYGLTLTTAGLLLTVLWIAYAFGQLPGGILADWAGERPLLIASSLLAATMLALVVVADSPIVLFLATALFGVGTALYGVSRFTILDKIYPEQLGTATGATMAAGDVGNAVMPPAAGFIAVVIGWQYGFGFAVPLFLVAAVGLWATLPRRPATATPLREYLELGDVVPTLSHPAVLRGTALLVLWGVIIQSFMGFYPTYLIDVKEFSAQVSTVLFGFFFALGILMKPIAGRAYDSVGVRVPLLVIMSAAGLALVVLPYVGEIWLFVLLTAFASTLLGFETIVISDLTQRLPDGTQGTNLGALRTVYIALGALSPVLFGAVADRGYFDEAFLGLAVLAGAVLLVVFVSIDY